Proteins encoded by one window of Cannabis sativa cultivar Pink pepper isolate KNU-18-1 chromosome 4, ASM2916894v1, whole genome shotgun sequence:
- the LOC115714216 gene encoding UDP-glycosyltransferase 91A1: protein MAPSRTEKTLMAKDQVDSNKLHIAMFPWLAFGHILPYLELAKLFAQKGHQISFISTPRNIQRLPKLPPDLSPFINLINLPLPSSSVLNLPNDAEATSDMSREQIPILKRAYDSLQASLSDLLQSSKPDWLLFDFAAYWVPDMAREINLRSAHFSIINAAALAYVGVEIPDSRTEPEHFMVPPKWVPFPSKITLRRFEVSKIFNDLSGGDGDVSVVYRIAKSLRGCDVVAVRSCRELESEWLNLMAHILGKPVLPIGQLPPTPYAGEVNDSWSTAKEWLDLQPKRSVVYVAFGSEVVLSQDELNEMALGLELSGFPFFWVLRGHSVELPTGFEDRTRERGIVWRSWAPQLKILGHESIGGFLTHSGWSSVVEALKFGIPLLLLTFTNDQGLNARLLEDKMIGFSVPRDEIDGSFTRESMAKSLKAVMVEEEGEVYREKAKEMSPIFGDMGVQNKYVDEFLHYLNTH from the coding sequence ATGGCTCCTTCACGAACTGAAAAAACGTTAATGGCGAAGGACCAAGTCGACAGTAATAAGCTTCACATAGCCATGTTCCCATGGCTGGCCTTCGGTCACATACTTCCCTACCTAGAGCTTGCCAAGCTATTTGCGCAAAAGGGTCACCAAATCTCTTTCATATCAACCCCAAGAAACATCCAACGACTTCCAAAGCTCCCTCCAGATCTATCACCATTCATAAACTTGATCAATCTTCCATTACCATCATCATCAGTGTTGAATCTCCCAAACGACGCCGAAGCAACCTCAGATATGTCCAGAGAACAAATCCCAATCCTAAAAAGAGCCTACGACAGTCTCCAAGCTTCGCTTTCCGACCTTCTGCAGTCTTCAAAACCAGATTGGCTCCTTTTTGATTTCGCAGCTTATTGGGTACCAGATATGGCAAGGGAAATCAACCTACGAAGCGCCCACTTTAGTATAATAAACGCTGCTGCTCTAGCATATGTCGGCGTAGAGATCCCTGATAGTCGCACCGAGCCTGAGCATTTCATGGTCCCGCCAAAGTGGGTCCCCTTTCCCTCAAAAATTACGCTTCGGAGGTTTGAGGTATCCAAAATCTTCAACGACTTGAGTGGCGGCGACGGAGACGTTTCGGTCGTCTACCGCATTGCTAAATCGCTCAGAGGTTGCGACGTGGTGGCCGTGAGAAGTTGTAGGGAATTGGAGTCAGAGTGGTTAAACCTCATGGCACATATTCTCGGAAAACCAGTTCTCCCCATCGGTCAACTTCCACCGACACCATACGCCGGAGAAGTCAACGACAGCTGGAGCACAGCAAAGGAGTGGCTTGATCTCCAACCGAAACGCTCTGTTGTATACGTAGCGTTTGGGAGTGAGGTTGTACTGAGCCAAGATGAACTCAATGAGATGGCTCTGGGGTTAGAGCTTTCTGGTTTTCCATTTTTCTGGGTGCTAAGGGGGCATTCAGTGGAGCTTCCAACGGGGTTCGAGGATCGAACAAGAGAACGTGGAATAGTGTGGAGGAGTTGGGCTCCTCAGCTGAAGATTTTGGGTCATGAATCGATCGGGGGATTCTTGACTCACTCCGGGTGGAGTTCGGTGGTGGAAGCTCTTAAGTTTGGGATACCCCTTTTGCTATTGACCTTCACAAACGACCAAGGTTTGAATGCCAGGCTTTTGGAGGACAAAATGATTGGATTTTCCGTTCCAAGAGATGAAATCGACGGATCCTTTACCAGAGAATCAATGGCCAAATCGTTGAAGGCAGTGATGGTTGAAGAAGAAGGGGAGGTTTATAGAGAGAAGGCGAAGGAAATGAGTCCCATATTTGGAGACATGGGAGTGCAGAACAAGTATGTTGATGAGTTTCTCCATTACCTAAACACTCATTGA